The following are encoded together in the Novipirellula caenicola genome:
- a CDS encoding glycoside hydrolase family 28 protein — protein sequence MNRQSPVMLIAAAVLLGVVSSHLCNSESVVADDGATTFTKMVNIKDFGAIGDGVALETDAIQESIDICHDSGGGIVRVPAGDYQIGTVELKSNVTLSLDHGANLLGSTNQADYRTENIDQPREGSPHCLIYANGATNIAIEGLGVIDGRGTPENFPRLRSGGKNRGVRPRLLRMVNCDGLKFSGVTWKRPAFWGLHLIDCKNIHFDSLTIRFRNNNFNNDGIDLDGCENVLIENCDIDSGDDAICLKSSKYPCRNIVVRQCKVSSNTAPLKFGTSSRGGFVDVKVTNCFFYDSPMGAIKLQLVDGGRMENVAISRITMEDVGCPIFIRLGDRGNTFDDNDKEKPPVGTLKNIRISDVIASVTIEDRERAERASYKNVKAKESSQITDAEKSKAGPIMITGIPGHFVEDVTLRNIRISFPGHGTKEDVQRTVSEDVDRYPEQFFFGVLPAWGAYIRHAKNIHFDNVQLETRAPDERKRIHLEDVDGFVER from the coding sequence ATGAACCGACAATCGCCAGTCATGTTGATCGCGGCAGCAGTGCTGCTGGGAGTCGTTTCATCGCATTTGTGTAATTCGGAGAGTGTGGTTGCCGATGACGGCGCAACGACGTTCACCAAGATGGTCAACATCAAGGACTTTGGTGCGATCGGTGATGGAGTTGCGTTGGAAACCGATGCGATTCAGGAGTCCATTGACATCTGTCATGACTCAGGTGGCGGGATCGTACGCGTGCCTGCAGGCGATTATCAGATTGGCACGGTCGAATTGAAGAGCAACGTCACCCTTTCGCTCGACCATGGCGCCAATCTACTTGGCAGTACGAACCAAGCGGACTATAGGACCGAAAACATCGATCAACCGAGGGAAGGATCCCCGCATTGTCTGATTTATGCAAATGGGGCAACCAACATTGCAATTGAAGGCTTGGGGGTTATTGATGGCAGAGGGACTCCAGAGAACTTCCCTCGACTTCGCTCGGGTGGCAAGAATCGAGGGGTTCGTCCGCGGCTACTGCGGATGGTCAACTGCGACGGGCTGAAGTTCTCGGGGGTGACGTGGAAGCGACCGGCATTCTGGGGATTGCACCTGATTGACTGTAAGAACATTCATTTCGACTCATTGACCATCCGATTTCGCAACAACAACTTCAACAACGACGGAATCGATCTGGACGGATGCGAGAACGTTCTGATTGAAAACTGCGATATTGATTCCGGCGATGACGCGATCTGTTTGAAGAGTTCTAAGTATCCATGCCGGAACATCGTCGTGCGTCAGTGCAAGGTGTCCAGCAACACAGCTCCGCTGAAATTCGGGACGTCGTCACGGGGCGGCTTTGTCGATGTGAAAGTGACCAATTGCTTTTTCTACGATAGTCCAATGGGGGCCATTAAGCTTCAATTGGTCGACGGCGGACGAATGGAAAACGTCGCAATCTCAAGAATCACGATGGAAGATGTCGGGTGCCCGATTTTTATACGGTTGGGAGACCGGGGAAACACCTTCGACGATAACGATAAAGAAAAACCACCCGTTGGAACGCTGAAAAACATTCGAATCAGCGACGTCATTGCATCCGTCACGATTGAGGATAGAGAGCGTGCGGAACGGGCAAGCTACAAGAACGTCAAAGCGAAGGAGAGTTCACAAATCACTGACGCCGAGAAGTCCAAAGCCGGACCGATTATGATTACGGGCATCCCCGGTCACTTCGTCGAGGATGTCACGTTGCGAAATATCAGAATCTCGTTTCCTGGACACGGGACGAAGGAAGATGTTCAACGCACGGTGTCTGAAGACGTTGATCGCTATCCAGAACAGTTCTTCTTTGGCGTACTGCCGGCTTGGGGTGCCTACATCCGTCATGCCAAGAACATTCATTTCGACAACGTTCAACTGGAAACACGTGCCCCGGACGAGAGGAAGCGAATCCACTTAGAAGATGTTGACGGGTTTGTCGAACGATAA